TTTCTGTATTCCCGATGCCACAGCTCTGTAATTAATGTGGTAAATGTAACCTTCCTGGAGGGTAGTTACTGCAACTGCCAAGGCAATTAACTGGCTTGCGTGGTTGGAacaaaaagaggaatgattTGTCACATCTGCAACAATAAAGGGATATTTAGATATGTTCATGCAGAATTATCTACTTTATTTCACCTTGATTGGGCTTCTCGCTGTCTGTATACATCGGCAACACCTGCATGCACTTAAATTCATCCTTGATAGTTTGGCTGCACTCGTGAAGCTGCAGGCTGAggattttggtaatttttgcGCTCAGATCTTTGtctggtgaaaaataaaattaggaagATCagcctaaattttaaaaaaccatttTCTTACTTGATATAAATGAAAGCTTGACGTTCAGGTCATTTTTCGCGTCACGAAATGGGCCCACCTTATTTGTCAAATTCAAAAGCTGGTTGCAGgagagatttttgtttccttcgATGATCGAAGGCAGCTGCAACGTCACCGGAAAAGAATCAGGGTGGAGCTTCTCCCTCAAGGAGGAGGCATCGGCAACGATTTCAGAGAGGCGCACTAATTAAGAATTATCATAGCcaacttctttattttttaaatgggatCATACCTGGTGAAGTCTGCCTTTTAATTGCGTTCTTCTTAGCACTGATGTCCACGCTCTTGCTTCGGTTTCTATTAATCTTCTTCTCTTCTACTTTACTGGGGTCTGTTATAACTACTCGAATCACTTGCAGATTCTCTTTAGAACTGCAGGAAATCACATCCTCATTCAGACAGATGATACTTGGGCAGAAACTCAAGTCAAGGCTGAAATGCTCTTCAAAGTCGATGAACTTGAGCTTCGAAATGTCATGCGTCTCGATACTGAACCTGAATAAGGTCACTGTCATGTGACAGCTGATTATCACGTTTCCCGTaacctgaaataaattataaaaatattagttcaCAAGTGTTGCAACATATAATTGAAGATATTGGTACCTGGCAACAGGCTAGATTATTAGGTGTCCTCTTGACAGGCAGCTCGATCATCTCAAGGTTGGCAACGCCAGACTGGCTGCTGCTCGGGGTGACCCGCCCTGCAATGCGTGCCCTCATCCCTTCCATTTTACTCGGCGTGTCCCAGTTGACGTAAATCCTAGCGTGCACAGCCTCATTGCCCTGTCTGCTCTTCTTGCTTTCCAAAGTTGCTACAAAGTTTCCTGAAAATGCGATTTTTCTGTTAGAATCatatgaatttataaataataaaattaaaaaaccttggGTGCAGTGTGTTAGGAACCTCACTTCATCCACGGTTGGAAAGCAGTGAGTGGGGAGGGCACCCTTGCGGAGGTCGCGCACTTCCACCGCGTGAATGGGCAACGCCACCAGCAGTTTGTCAGGTGTGGCTGAGGCAACGGCCAGGGGTTCATCCACAGGTTGGATCTCCTGGCTCACAAAGTGGTGTACGGAAATCACGCGCACCATTCTTCCGTGATGTGGTCACTCGGTCCGTTTAAAAGTCCTCAAATTCTAGCCCATaacatctaaaaaaaataaaggacaAATTAACTGGGGAATTTCGTAATACTATTTTAAaagatgcatttttattatcaacTTACATTGCTGACGTAAGGCGTGACgaatttggaataatttgtGCCTTTGACCCGAGCAAACTAAACAGAAGAGGCACAAAAGGAAAAGAGATGTATCATATGTACATACAAATTTGTTTACATGAGCCACACCCACAGGCTGCTTGCTCAGCTTGCCGCCTAATGCATGCATATATTTTCTATGCGCAGCGCAGAAAAATGCGCTCACCTTTTAATACATAATTCTAATCAATACCGAGCCGAATTTTTGAAAGGATTTCATGACCCAAAATTTATGTGGGGAATTTTacaccgattttttttttaatttataataatcatttttccgTCCATGGGGaacttattaaattaatgttatattATTCAACTAAGAGAATTTTCCTAACgttgaactaaaaattgagtgaaataatatttaaccaCCCAAGAAAGTATGTAGCAGCCAAGTAGAAaagagtaataaattaaagcaaagagttgtgcatattttttaagaaattatgttTCTTAAAATGTCTTTATTTCATGAAGTAACAAACACAATTCTTCTTGTAgacattacaaaaatatttatagctGTGTTTCACTGGACGGAATGGTTCCAATATACTTGAGTAATATATTTAAGATATTAAACTAACATGGTCTCTCAACGAACATTCGCACTTCGTAATGTGTGTGTCTTATACAAGtcagttattttaaaatgaaattttccatcTCGTGTTTGCTTATCTTGAGATTCTTACAACATAAAAGTGCTTTCTAAGATCAGTTTAATTGCGTTTCTTGGACGGAAATGCTTGAAGTCTATTAAAATATAGcttattacataattttaagatataaAGTAGCGTGGGTCTAGGAAATTGCTCCTAGCTGGAGAGCCTATGGGTACAAGAGAACAATGTTCGGCGACTGCATTTCTCTGAGGATAGCGTAGTAGGAGTGGACACAAAACCAGCAgtaaatctggaaaaatattttaaattaatgctaaaATCCAAATgtttaagtttattttcataattacgTTGTAACCCATCCAAAAATATAGTACCAGGCACGCTACCACAGTTTGAAGCTGTAACATTCAACAGTATTAGATTTTTATATCATAATCACAGCAAAATTCTCAAGACTTACATAGATGTAATAACCGTAAATTAGCCAGACACCGTGCAAAAATTGCAGGATGATCAAAAATGCCATGCCAAACAACCAGGGCAGGATGTAGCCTCTGTTGTTGACTTTAATCCCTTTAACCATCAGTACGCTAAAAACGACCATCAGCAGGAAGAAGAAGATGAGCAGTCCACCGTAGAGTTGCATGGCTGTAAAAGTTCATTAgcttatttgatttttactttaaattgtgCAACTTACTATCTTCTACGTCAGTTTCAAAGAGAGGCATATAAAAGTGGCTTGAGTCTCCACCACTCATCTCGAAACTGGTCCATGTGATGATTATAATGCTTGTCGCCTGTAAAACCATGCAAAGTATTTTTGATTATGAAAAAACACTTTATCTTCATATTTATCTGATTTCAATACACAACTTTAGATTTTCTGTATGTAAATTTATCGCGTTTAAATGTTGGCACGAaagtcaacaatttttttgaggATGTATGTAATAAttctagttttaatttttgtgcataCCACTGTGTAGAATGCGACAGCGTAACTGCCTGTTTTCACATTATTGTTCCATATGAACGGAGACCAGCAAGTAGTCAGCATCGGCATTTTCCCTgtagaaaaaaaggaattttattatCCTTTAAATcattcgttttaaaataaatgaattcaaatATGGCCACGTGCTGAAAAATAGAAAGAGAACAATGAAGTCCATGAACAAAGGGGTGCATTCCTCGGGAGTATGCTACACATGGCGGTTGTTCCCATTTTTACCAAACACGACGATCAAAGCACAAAGCCTTATCAAgtgtttgccttttttaaaatgggcATCTAATAGcctcgtttaatttaaatataagaaacTCTTACCCGAagattattttctcaaataatttaGCGATTAAAGCTTCAAAATAACTGAAGATTCCTGCAGGGCTGGGCATGGGCGTCGacagaaaattgtttatgtTTAACCAGTGCTGCCAACGCCAACATATTAAACTAGCAATGGATACCAACCTGATACCAACCAACAGCATTCATAGATCCgcatttttgatgattttgcaaACTTCGGCATATTTCCGTTTCAGCGGAACaggatataattaaataattcaaaatgtgatgtattttttatatttctgttTAACAATTCAACAAATTGGTATCATTTAATCCTCAATAATTACGACAGTACATGTCTGCGTCTAACCTTTCAGctcataaaatgaatttgattttctaaattttaatgaattaatatttgggtgttttaaatgaaaaatggcgaGTGTGAAGACATATTAACTTTAATGGGTGATTCAGAACTTCATCTTGTGAGGAAGCTGTCCTGATCTCAAACCGAACATAGAACCCAGATACGCGAATATGCTCTTCTTCTCTGAGTTCTTGCGGATAACATCCAAGAGCTGTTTGTCCACAATTTCTTGATCCTCTTTTCGGACGTCAGAAGCCTTGTAagtctgcaaataaaatgttaaattaatacagTGCAAAAGTTGGTATCTTATTAGCATGTAATCCGACTCAAGAAAACAAAGACACGCTAACATGCCTTATACACTCAAGTCAGTTATTATTGTACGCCAGTTTTGACACCGAAAAATGAAGAATGTGACAATTTTCGGCAACACTAGAAAGGCGGTGGGTGCTTCGATCAGAATTCAGACAAAATTTACCTCTTTCTTGACATCAAAAATTTCTCCTTCATCCTTCTTGGGCTGAGTTTTCTTTTGCCTCTTGAAGTAGACATCATTCACGCGGAGGGGGATCTTCACCGTGGATACGTCCAGCCTCAAACTGGTGGCGATGACAAACCTCTGGTGAACCCTGCGAAGAGGGCAGGCATTGACCTTGAAGGGACCTGAAATAACAATGATTTGTTTTTCggttaaaatcttaaaattgacagtaaatatttaaaatgaagttaaaaaataaaagttgacTTATCATAAGAATACCAATCATCAGTTTTCAGACTGGGGCGGTAATAAACGTAATCATTGTCAACACCATGACCTAGGATCGAACCCATAACCTTTGAACCAAAGGCACCTGAGTTACAAACTAAGCCAAGCAACACATTGAAAGGTATAGGTACTAAACGTGGGTTTCACgtacaaatttaatgagaaCTTAAATATTACAATCCTAATACACGaaatattctgaaatttaacaaaatatcacTCATCATaggtttttgttatttttacacaaagagaggaaatttaCTGTTTCTAATAATTTACCTGTCACAAGGAGGAGACCGCTTCGTAGGGTTTTGAGGAGCACAACACGCTTCCCTCTGTGGACACCGGCGAGCAGGATGAGAACAGTGCCAGGCTGCAGGGTGCTCCTGATGTTGCGAACGTGCTTGCTGAACAGCTTCTTGGACGCCTTCTTCTTGATGCCGTCCACGGTTGGGTAGTAAGCCTTTCGCTTCTTCAGCAGCACAAGACGCTTGCCACCGTTGTTGTCGCCCTTGATGGGCTTTTCCACGTGGGTGGGCTTCTTGGGCTTCTCTGGCTTAGTAGTCTTCTTGCCGACGAACTTCCACAGGGCCTTCTTGTGGTACATGCGGCTACGGCTGAACCGGTAAACACCATTGCCAAGGTTGTAGTTGCGCGGCCTGTTGGTGCGCTTCTGCTTTTCGGGCGCCTTGCCCTCTGCCTTTGGCACCACCTTGGCACCCTTATCTGCCATCTGAAGCACAAAATAACGAAATGAGAAGTCCGACTAAAAACAAACAGACACGTAAACCACGAGTGTGCAGTGAGAGCGGCAACTCAAAACACCAGCTTTAGACATAAATATGAGGATATAACTGAAACTATCCCAACCAAAACTTAGTCAAAGTACCATagtttagaatttaaaaaacctatTTAAGCAGTTCTCTACGATTACCGATATAATTAAAGATATTGGAAATAATGTCTACAGAGAAGTGTGCATACCGTGCCGACTTGTTTAATAGAAGAGTAACCCGTGCTGCCACCTAATAGGCAGAAATAATATGGCAGCGGCGCGAGagttcaaaatattcagtaacctaacaaaaaataatacaggAACTTATCAATGCgttgcaataaatataaattaattcactctctgaaaacaaaaatacgatagattttgaaaaaaatagggAGGATGTCAATTTGCACATAagccaataaatttaaataaatttttgacgatttttccTTGTTAATGTGGTATGACAATCTCACCTTATTACACCAATCGCGCAGCAGCATTTTGGTGACAAAAGCCAATGAGCGTGCAGCCGTACATTATGACGGAAACAGCACGCAGTAAACAGAAACGCACGGTGAGTAAGCTGGTAAGCTCTGGAAGTGGAAGctagaaaagcaaaaatggcaGATAAACAAAAGTTCGATCTCGGCCTTTTGGAGGAAGATGACGAATTTGAAGAATTCCCTGCTGAAGGTAGCGTTTGCGTTACAATTATTAAGATATTTGCTATGTTAAGAAATTTAGCTTTGCCTCCTCGCTGCATCACTTTTCTCACGTTTATGTTATTGTTAGTTAGTTTAAGCTATGTCATTCTCATGTCAACacatacaaaaattttcagattggACAGGGAAAGATGAAGATGATCAAGACGTCAACGTTTGGGAAGACAACTGGGACGATGACAACGTCGAGGATGATTTCAGCAAACAGTTGAAGTATGCCATAATATTGCAAGACTAGAAACTCAATCTAATTCTGTTAAACTATTACAGGGCCGAGCTGGAGAAGCAGGGCACCAAGATGGATCAGTGATATGTGAGGATAGATTATCAAGTGCGTGCAGTGTTAACTGAAGGgtcattaattattaattaaatgattatactctaattcagaaaatatattttttttatttgtttacaagACAATCAAATCACCTCAAGAGTTACAATTGAGCTAGAGTCCCAGCTACGTACACCTGTTTAACATTCCTGTCATCTGCCAGGTAGACAAATTTTTGCAGCAGTTCCAAGGCTGAGTAGTCTTTAATGAGGTCAGAAGGGCCCGCGTTCATGTCCACCAAAAGGGCGTCAAATTCCTTTCCAACGGCAAAGTTCCCGGTTATCTCGTCCAGAGCcaatgctttaaatttattatttttttaattttctctgttgaaaaatttataaagtttACCTTCAGCTCCTCCCAGGGTTGCAAGGTGAATTACTTGCTGGAAGTCGAGGGGCTTGTAGTTTTCCTTGTTAAAGGAGATGCATGTTGACACGGACAGTGCCTGACGCATAGCGTCCATGATCGAGTGTCCGTAGCCACCAGACATgtctaaaattaatgtatGTTGATGTTGAACGACTTATTTAATCTTGGCATTAATACCTGTGCCGAGACCAACTTTCACGTTATATTTCAAGAGTCTCTTCACGTCGCACATTCCGCTCTGAAGGCTCGTGTTTGAATTGGGACAGTGGGACACGGAAGTGCCAATTTTGGACAGCAGCTGGAGCTCTTCGTCCAAGAGATACACTCCGTGTGCCAGAACAgtctaattttgaaaatagtttGTTGAACAAGACATCTTTTAGGATTTTTAGTTAAAGATTTTTGTCTtcgtattttaaaagaaaattgttttgacaCTAACTTTTCATGTTGCAATATGCAACCTTactgtttggtttttttttaatttcaaattagtgAAGACCCCATGATGGCTGTTAAAACTTTGCTCTTTGAAAATAGAAGACAAAAAACTTAAAACCCTCGAAAaccctaaatttttattttggcagtctaatttttgtttcatcatCAGAGTGGTTtgcttttttacctttttggTGAGCAGCTTTGCTTTTTCATACACCTCGGCGTAATTTTTGCAGTCGGGAAACAGTTCTTTGACAAATTCAATCTCTCCCTTGTTCTCGGAAATATGGGTCTGGAAAATTCAagaacgtttaaaaatttggaattaaattaatcacttTGCAGCACCTGAATGTGCACATCGAGTTTTTGTGCAATCTCACCGAGTTGCAGCATGAGGTTGGCGTCGCAGCTGATGGCAAAGCGCGGCGTGATGACAGGCTGCACCCTGGCGACGCCCAGAGCCCTGATCTCCTGGATGAAGCCCTCCGTGTCTCTGACGGACGCCTCAGTTGTTTCGATGTAATTATCCGGGCTGTTGGCGTTCATATTAACTTTTCCGACAAGCGCCCGCTGCCCCTGCGCAGCGCACTGCCTCGCCAGGACCAAAGTGCTGTCCTTGTGGATGGTGGCGAAGTAGCAGGCGGTCGTTGTTCCCGCTTTCAGGGTCCTCCTCTGCGAAATTCAGAAATCGTCAGGCTGAAAATCCGTTTCCTTTTGGTTTGGCCTCTTTCTCACCACGACCGCCTGGTATACTTTTTCAGCGAACGCCGCATCCGAGTAGCTCGCCTCAAGGGGGAACGTGTACGTATCCAGCCACTCAAGCAGCGTTTTGTCGTAGCCAAGACCCACATTTGGGTACTGAGGAGCGTGGACATGCGTGTCAACCAGGCCCGGCATCACAAACTGGCTGAAACGCACGAAAAAGGCGCGTAATCGGACACCGCTTGATGATATAAGATTACCCTTTGGTCATTTTCACGATGTTTGCCTCGGAAATTTGATATTGCTCGATCAGCTCAGGGAGCCGCTCTTCCGGCTCGAGGCAGGCGATCTGCACAACCCGCATTTCAGTTAGGTAACGAAGGCTCTCTATTAAAATGTCACCTTTCCATCCTTGACGACTAATACCGCATTCTCGTGAACGTCCAGTTGGTCCGGGTTCCCAAGGGAATGGACGATTAGCCCTACAAAGGCGCGCGTAGCCATCGCCATTACCTACAATATTGGGAGAGGAAGGTTAcataactcaatttttttcatatgaGTGGATAGAAAATCAGTGATTTtgtgggaaattttttaatttagaaaatggtCATTCTAATATGCACAAATTccagacaaaatttgaaattttctagagaggcgttcaatattttaacatataaaattcaaatcaaattaagttttgAATATACATTACTGgaactgaattaattttcacgcCAATGtttataaaacatttattttaaaaggaaaaatgaaattcatcaaataGATGTAAGAGCCGCGTCTCTTTAGCCATGTTTGCGTAGGTGAGTGTTCAGGCTCCTAAGGTTTATGCTACGAAGCGTAATGAAGCCAATTTGATCTTTGCGACCTTTCTCCTCTCTTCAACAAAGGCTCGAAAACCGCAATTGcctcaaacaataaaaaatcctcCCACCATGCACACAATATGAATATTACTAACTATAGCTCGCTGTTGAACCGCCGTCAGCAACCTGACTCAGGAAGAATACAAGTTTATAAAGGGTCGGGGTGGGTGTTAGCGGCCGATTGTGAGTTAGCAACAAACGCACTGGCCCGCCCGACCGGCTGGCTAGCGAGATCTCTATTCGTCGCCCTCCTTATCTGCTCGAACGTGCTCACTAAATACGCGCAGAGCATTGAGCacgacaagaaaaaaattaaaccgtgCGTGCTCCACGCATTGACAGAGCCGCAATTTGGACGAAGAGGCTAGCTAATTGcgttgcaataatttaatcatatcaggtgaaaatttaaaaaaacttctgctcttttttattgaacaaaatcCTAAATAGGAAAACAATTACtataggaaataataaaatatgcaacCAGCAGATCCTTTATGCGGAAAACATTGCATAAccatatgatttttaaaaacgtatATAATGCTTTAAAACATTTGGATGGTTGCAAGTTTTTACTATATCAATTAACTTTTGGACGAAAAATAGTCTTCCTATAGGTTctcagatataaaaaaaatcagagttcACAAACACACCCCTCATTTTTGTTGCGGGGAACAATAATCTTTAAtctctaattttttcataaaatgagaatttttaggctctgtaaaaaaatgaagctgagaacccaatattaaaaatctttagatggaatttaatttttaaatatttcaataactgataaaattaatagaaaaatttatcgcAACGCGCTCcgcaaattttcttcaatgtGCAAGCCCCAAACTATATATGTGCCAGAGATAAATTTAGAatcatttgtaaaaaaatatcagatatCAGAGTAAATAATTAACCAACGTCTCCTTCCCTAGGGTGACGTTTGTcacataaaaacaaattgggaACCGCAAATCACTGATGATTACTCAATCTCGGACGCTTTTGCTTCGCCGAAAACCTGGGACGCTTGTTTGTAGATGTCGCTCCCATGTAAAAAGCCCTTTGCCTCAGATATAGGATGAGATTTCTCCTCCGCTCGGCGCTCGGCAACACAGAGAATACTCACGTGCGGTGGCCTCCTAAAGGCCTAGCAGATCCGCAGGTGACGTGAGAGccaccagccgccgccgccgccgccgctgcgccAGTCCATACGCTAAACGCAAACGCAGCGAGGgaaggagagagaaaataagacgagagagagaggttgGGACGGGAGGAGGCGGAGGAGTGGTTGCTCTCGACTCGACTGCTCATTCTGCACGGACGAGTCGTGGTCGGTTGTCGGTTGGCGGGTCGGCACAAATTAGCTCTGGTCGGACGCAGCGCAGAAAAACGAGCAAACCGGTCGGTCCACCGGCTGGCCTGGCTGACGTACGCAACAGACAATCGCGGGCTGATTGTGCTGGCAGCTTCGGCATCGTCGACCCTTTTCTTCTTCCCCCCTGAGAGTGCCATGTGCGGAGAAGCCGAGCCGACGACTCGTCAGGACTGAACATGGGTTTCTCGACGGAACTGCAGGGCCAGGGCGCGCACGAGGTGCTGCTGCAGCGGCAGGACGCAGAGCTGCGCCTGCTGGACACGATGCGCCGGTGCCTCGCCTCCAAGCTCAAGTGCGACCGCGAGTTCGCCCAGGGGATGGCCGGGGTCGCCGCGCAGGCCACCAAACGCGACTGGAACGAAGAGTTGCCAGACAGCACGCTCGCCAAGgtgagtgaaaaattaaaaaaaaaaattaaaataaaaaaaaactgcggAAAATGCGAAAATCAAATATCCTTCAGAGTgtgatatttgttttaataccatactataataaaaaaggtgGGACCAGAAAATACGCGTTAAAAGATAAGCTGCTGAGTGATATAAAACTCTGTCAATGAAATGGTTTTAAAGCTGTTCATCTAGtgcgaaaaatatatattcgctATGCTATAATTAGAAACAGTATTGTTTTTTGGTTGGTTTAAAACTAGAATGAGAAAATGTTTGTGGCGTTTTTCTCTGACCTAACCTTTAAACAACTGATGTTCTAGTTCAttagtttataaaataatatcgttcCACTCTTCTTAAAACCTTGTAAAAGTAGCGGTAATCcacgtttatatttttttgcctctgcttttaaatctcattgttttattttttaacgtttgCTGCTCTCAGGTCAAAGTCAAAAGCATTCCGGTCAGCgcttcaataataaataaaacaaaaattgcgtGTGTTCTTTTGAAACCTTGCGAAACCCTCTACACGACCTAATATCCATCTTTCgattgttaaaaaacaatttgtcatTTCTGAAGAGTTTTTAATGGGCAAGCCACCCGCTTTCAAGACCGCGCTCTGACAAAAAGAGTCGTGTTTCACTTTACACCCCTCACCCTCAA
The nucleotide sequence above comes from Cloeon dipterum chromosome X, ieCloDipt1.1, whole genome shotgun sequence. Encoded proteins:
- the DhpD gene encoding guanine deaminase, coding for MAMATRAFVGLIVHSLGNPDQLDVHENAVLVVKDGKIACLEPEERLPELIEQYQISEANIVKMTKGQFVMPGLVDTHVHAPQYPNVGLGYDKTLLEWLDTYTFPLEASYSDAAFAEKVYQAVVRRTLKAGTTTACYFATIHKDSTLVLARQCAAQGQRALVGKVNMNANSPDNYIETTEASVRDTEGFIQEIRALGVARVQPVITPRFAISCDANLMLQLGEIAQKLDVHIQTHISENKGEIEFVKELFPDCKNYAEVYEKAKLLTKKTVLAHGVYLLDEELQLLSKIGTSVSHCPNSNTSLQSGMCDVKRLLKYNVKVGLGTDMSGGYGHSIMDAMRQALSVSTCISFNKENYKPLDFQQVIHLATLGGAEALALDEITGNFAVGKEFDALLVDMNAGPSDLIKDYSALELLQKFVYLADDRNVKQVYVAGTLAQL
- the RpL6 gene encoding large ribosomal subunit protein eL6 is translated as MADKGAKVVPKAEGKAPEKQKRTNRPRNYNLGNGVYRFSRSRMYHKKALWKFVGKKTTKPEKPKKPTHVEKPIKGDNNGGKRLVLLKKRKAYYPTVDGIKKKASKKLFSKHVRNIRSTLQPGTVLILLAGVHRGKRVVLLKTLRSGLLLVTGPFKVNACPLRRVHQRFVIATSLRLDVSTVKIPLRVNDVYFKRQKKTQPKKDEGEIFDVKKETYKASDVRKEDQEIVDKQLLDVIRKNSEKKSIFAYLGSMFGLRSGQLPHKMKF
- the pasi1 gene encoding uncharacterized protein pasi1 is translated as MPMLTTCWSPFIWNNNVKTGSYAVAFYTVATSIIIITWTSFEMSGGDSSHFYMPLFETDVEDTMQLYGGLLIFFFLLMVVFSVLMVKGIKVNNRGYILPWLFGMAFLIILQFLHGVWLIYGYYIYLQTVVACLVLYFWMGYNIYCWFCVHSYYAILREMQSPNIVLLYP